agcctatcacagttgtcttcgggtgagaggcatggtggccagccaatcacagggcacatatagacaaacaaccattcacactcacattcatacctatggactaatttggagtggctaattaacctagcatgtttttggaatgtgggaggaaaccggagtacccggagaaaacccacgcatgcacagggagaacatgcaaactccacacagagggtggaattgaactcgggtgttctcgctgtgagccctgcatgctaatcactcatcccggttgtaaatattcattcattcattttctactgcttatcctcactaaggtttcgggtatgctggagcctatcccagctgtcttcttcgggcgagaggcggggtacaccctggactggtggccagccaatcacagggcacatatagacaaacaaccattcacactcacattcatacctatggacaatttggagtcgctaattaacctagcatgtttttggaatgtgggaggaaaccggagaaaacccacgaacacgcaagagatagccgagggtgggattgaactcgggtctcctagctgtgaggtctgcgcgctaaccactcgaccgccgttaaTTGGCTGTCTTGTGGCTGTCCgtgaaattatatttatatatattttcatttataagtcgcaggaacaaccAACCtataaaaagtgtgacttacagtccggaaaatacggtaattggttccagactcataCGAGAATGATTGgcgggaggacaggaagtgccgTTGGGtgggtttcagagttgagttttagcttgttgtgtgttactataactacagtaaacctcggatatatcggactcggatatatcggaaattcgctcacaacggacagataaaaaagaaccgatttttctgtaatgcatttccaataaaaattcattgcatatatcggattttttataacggatttcgcctatttcggacaaaatctccagtcccgttccaatgcatttccattaaatttccctcgcatatatcggatatatcgccgcatcgtggcgctccgattcgccgaatcgtgacaggccgctatacgacgtcatttgcagcgtttgcagcgttgcctgcgcgtccaggtacattggaaacatagtcaaggaagtgcctttttataacggataaaatcccatttacgcatataccggatataaatcccatatatgcgtaaaacggacattttccggtatacgcatataacggatttcgcttatatcggacaaaaccagtgggaacaattgaatccgatatatccgaggtttactgtaataagaaCTGACTTGATGATTTTATCGACTTATATGACGGGTTGGTTGCCTTCGGGTTGTGACCGAAAAAACGAAACTACGAATACAAGCGGTTGAAACGAGTTTCCTCGATTGGGTGACCTAAACTAAGACACAGCTTGGTCATCAAGTCTGGACTTGACTTCCCgaagaaaatggaatggaacGATGGCTCGTTGACATAATCGGGAAGAACTTATGCGATCTCTACTGTACCGTAGAAGGTCACTCGGtcaattaaaaaccaaaaaactgaATGacaatgattacattttttgctAAGCTAACAAATATTATCCGTCCATTTTGAGATTGAATTCTTGTAAGGCAAAACAAGAGAAAGTACAGCTAAAACATCCCTAAGAAAATAAAGTACACTTCATCAAGTAGTAACCGATGTTTCCTTCAAGGTCGGCTCAAGTTGGTCGAAGTTGAGTTCAGTGCAGAAACTCGATCACATGCACTccgagtacaaaaaaaaacggaatacaTTTTTCATGGCTAGTTTTATAGCTAGtcttcttccaaaaaaaaaaaaaattgtaaccaCATCTGAAAACATCACTGCGTTtatcaaaatgtcattttagcagaTGGCTACTAAAGAAGAAGTATATGAACACACAAAATACGTGTTTCTGTAAAAACGCTAAGGCACTTTGCCAATGTTTGCGATTGCTGATTCAGGAAAAAACGGTCTTAGAGACAAGACAGTGCAACATGATGGCTTCATATTTAACGTCACAGTACGATGTATGAAGAAATGTTGAGGCCGGTTTTTCGTTCAACAACAATTAAATTTGACATCCTTGCAGAatagaaagcaaaaaaaaaaaaaatccaaaattcaAATCGGGGAATTAAAGGGGAATTAAATTTTTTCGATCAATGACACAAAGCTGGCGTTGGAGGTAAAGTTCAACCAAAGAAGTTGCtgtcatttatgtatttttactcTACAAGAACGAGGCTGTACTCACACCAGGTCGATTGTACCGTGCTCGAACCCGCGTCACACATCAACCCTCCCCCACCACCACGAGTCACAGAATAATTCGCTCCTCGAATAAGACACAATtcatcatcaaaataaaatacagggtcaggcaaaaatgatctgacacatttgtaggttaaataaaaggcaaataaagtaaaactaaaaagTTTCTTAATAATGCCATTATTTTGGTTTcgttttcagttgctgccatgaattggaccggtgagcatggcgcttttattgtggaaacatttatcaaaacaaacaaacaaacaaaccctaaccctaacccagggtcaggcaaaatgatctgacacatttgtaggttaaataaaaggcaaataaagtaaaaataaaaagtttcttaataatgccattgttttggtttcgttttcagttgctgccatgaattggaccggtgagcatggcgcttttattgtggaaacatttatcaaaacaaaccttATGCTCTAAcccagggtcaggcaaaatgatctgacacatttgtaggttaaataaaacgcaaataaagtaaaacaaaaaagtgtttttattttggaaaagtacatataatgcaattttttggaCCGGCGAGCAtggcgcttttattgtggaaacgtttataaAAACGAACgaacaaaccctaaccctaacccagggtcaggcaaaatgatctgacacgtttgtaggttaaataaaacgcaaataaagtaaaacaaaaaagtgtttttatttttggaaaagtacatataatgcaattttttggaccggtgagcatggcgcttttattgtggaaatgtttatcaaaacaaacgaacaaaccctaaccctaacccagggtcaggcaaaatgatctgacacgtttgtaggttaaataaaacgcaaataaagtaaaacaaaaaagtgtttttattttggaaaagtacatatcatgcaattttttggaccggtgagcatggcgcttttattgtggaaacgtttaccAAAACAAACGTGGACCggtgagcatggcgcttttattgtggaaacatttatcaaaacaaacgaacaaaccctaaccctaacccagggtcaggcaaaatgatctgacaaatttgtaggttaaataaaaggcaaataaagtaaaacaaaaaagtgtttttattttggaaaagtacatataatgcaattttttggaccggcattatatatattatatattatatattatatataatggcattatatgtactttttgtttctttactttattttgcttttatttaacctacaaatgtgtcagattattttgcctgaccctTACAAAGGGCAACTGATCCTCTGGCAATTAAATCTGGCAATTAACTCCCAAAGACGGATTATATTTATAAGGATTTTTAAGATGGAAAAttaaccacaaggtggcagaagtgcattttataagaactctgtAAACAAATTTTAGAAGTGATTTTGCAGAAAACTTTCCTATGTTGTacagctgattactaaagaacggaaaaaggtagaaacaaactttttttttcggatgaaagatgagagtctaacctttcttttggtatatattaTGTCTATATCGCCCGAGAATGCAATATTCtgtatgttatatttgtaaacaaattttAGAAGTGATTTTGCAGAAAACTTTCCTATGTTGTAcaactgattactaaagaacggaaaaaggaagaaacaaacttttttgttgtgatgaaagatgagagtctgaCCTTTCATTTGGTATATATTATGTCTATATCGCCTGAGAACGCAATATTCtgtatgttatatttgtaaacaaattttAGAAGTGATTCTGCAGAAAACTTTCCTATGTTGTacagctgattactaaagaacggaaaaaggtagaaacaaacttttttttccagatgaaaGATGCAAGTctaacctttcttttggtatatattaTGTCTGTATAGCCCGAGAACGCAATATTCTGTATGTcatatttgtaaacaaattttAGAAGTGATTCTGCAGAAAACTTTCCTATGTTGTACAGCTGATTACTCAAGAACGGAAaagggtagaaacaaactttttctttctgatgaaagacaagggtctaacctttcttttggtatatattaTGTCTATATAGCCCGAGAACGCAATATTCTGTATGTcatatttgtaaacaaattttAGAAGTGATTTTGCAGAAAACTTTCCTATGTTGTacagctgattactaaagaacggaaaaaggtagaaacaaacttttttttcctgatgaaagatgagagtctgacctttcttttggtatatattaTGTCTATATCGCCCGAGAACGCAATATTCtgtatgttatatttgtaaagaaaTTTTAGAAGTGATTTTGCAGAAAACTTTTCTATGTTGTacagctgattactaaagaacggaaaaaggtagaaacaaactttttttttctgatgaaagatgagagtcgaACCTTTCATTTGGTATATATTATGTCTATGTCGCCCGAGAACGCAATATTCtgtatgttatatttgtaaacaaattttAGAAGTGATTCTGCAGAAAACTTTCCTATGTTGTACAActaattactaaagaacggaaaaaggtagaaactaacttttttttcctgatgaaagatgagagtctgacctttcttttggtatatattaTGTCTATATCGCCCGAGAACGCAATATTCtgtatgttatatttgtaaacaaattttAGAAGTGATTCTGCAGAAAACTTTTCTATGTTGTACAACTGATTagtaaagaacggaaaaaggtagaaacaaacttttttttccagatgaaaGATGCGAGTCTtacctttcttttggtatatattaTGTCTATATCGCCCGAGAacgcaatattctgtgtgcctttaaaaatcagtcaaaatcatcaaaaatggccgatacTAAGAGTAGTATGACAGCGATGTATACGTACCAAGCACGAATGCTCCCGTGTGATGTGGTTCAGAGAAGAAGGggggtcggggtgggggggtgggggcatgtCACCCAAGTGCAGCACGGTACGAATGGACTCGTGTGAGCATGAACGCAAGCCAAGTCTTACTGTCTGTGACCCCTTTGGTACCAATAGTGAACACTGAGAAGGTCTCGTTCTGAAGCCGAGTCCCATTCACGTTGCGTGATGCCGCCATCTTCCTCGTCGTCCTCCTCCACTTcaccgtcctcctcctcctcctcctcctcttcgatGCTACCCGTCACGCGACTATCCGCCTCTGTCCTCGTATGACCCAGCAGGCTCCTAGTCCTACTTTTCTGTTTGGACTTGCCCTGAACCCAACCGGAAGAAGGTCCGCTAACTATttcgtcctcctcgtcctcgtcaTCAAGTTCCTCCTCatcgtcgtcctcctcctcatcctcatggCCCTCTATAACGGTCAGTCCTATCTTATGGTGACCGGCCATCTGAAAGACGGAGGACGAGTGCGGCGAGGACAGTTCTGCATCGTACATGGAGAAGGGAAGTGGAAGGTAGTGTCCGGCAGCCGCTGCTGCGGCGTAGAAGCAACAACACGTCTGGGCACAGTCACTGCGAAGGTCCCCCTGTCCCGCACGGACCATTCGGAACCTCTTCCGAAAGGGTGGTCCGGCTTGGGGTGCTAAGCAGATCGGGGTGGGTACAGCCCTGCTTAGTGCCTGATTTGTGGGGTTTGATCCCGGTGGCAAGATGGTGCTGAGAACTGGGTTGGGTGGGAAGCACCAGTCGCTGCTCTGGAGAAGGATCTCGGTTCGTAGACGTCGAAGGAGGTTGTTAACGAGGACTGAGCGGCGCAGGAACGCCTCGGGGTCATCGATGAATCGCATCTTCTCCAGGGAAAGACGCAGAACATGGGCCCGTTCCTCCAAAACTGGGGCCACCTGAGGTACAATGGGGCGTTAGATCCATCAAACCAAGGAAAGATATTTTGtcaaaacaataacattattaaaaaaaaattaaaaaaaaccttaaactgtattatggaaagcaggaagtgatttttttattttaaataataatttaaaatgaaaatgattttaaattttaaattaaaaaatacaataaaaaataaaaaaaactatattaggaaagcaggaagtgaacaaatgtaacagttactgataaaaaaatttaaaaaaaattaaaaatttaaaaaaaaattaaattaaatatttttataagatttataaaataaagtaaaaaaaagttaaaaaaaacttaaattctAATTTAAGTtctaaaaaaattctaaaaaaatatatttttttaatgtaaaaaatgttaaaaaaaaaatttaatttattttttttaaagatttataaaataaagtaaaaaaaaaaaaaacgtttaaaaaaacttaaattctattaggaaagcaggaagtgaacaaatgtgacagttactgattgtaaaagtaccagatggaggggtaggatttaataagcttggcttcttcctactccttttggacatgtggaactgggaactgattatgtgatgcactcaattgtaatctgatgcatgttcaaatgaaattaaaccattaattttttttaaattaaaaaaacaaattaaattgaaattaaaccattaaaaaaattgtattaaaaaaatacatttttaaattttttattatttttttttatcatctgattcattttaattgtttgtgaaatgaataaaaatgtttgtgaaatgcatgaaaaaaaaattatttggaaaacaaagacatttgcaagtgatcccaaacctccacaacaaatggatggatgtatgtgtCAACAGTGGTCTGCCGATTTCAGTTTCACGTGAAATAACAGGAAGTTCAAGAATCAATACTAACAGTTTGGCAGTACGTCCTGAAACTGAACGAAGCCTCGTCATCGTCGACAAACTTCCTCTTGAAGAATGAGAGTCTTGACATCGACACGTGGTCATGAAGTCGCCGAAAAGGAGTTTCTATAAAAAAAACCATGACATTGTATGAACACACATTGCATGCACAAATACCAAGCAATTCACTGAAcattcatggtaatggtaatggtttaatttcatttgaacatgcatcagattacaattgaatgcatcccataatcagttcccagttccacatgtccaaaaggagtaggtagaagcaaagcttattaaatcctacccctccatctggtacttttacaatcactaactgttacatttgttcacttcctgctttcctaatataaattaagttttttaaaacttttttttattgttttttactttattttataaatcttttttaaaaaattacattttaattttttttaaattttttaaattttttaaaatttttacaaaaaatgttttattttttaatttaaaaaaaaaataataatttttttaatttttttgtcacataccgaagtactcggtgatatgagcatccaatgccataatgggtaccatagtaaatgtcaatatagtgatatatatatatatatatatatatatatatatatatatatatatatatatatatatatatatatatatatatatatatatagcacatcatgactggttcaagactcttcatccttgtatttagcaaacatcaactgcttgtattgtttcttgaattggctcatcgttgtgcattgtttgaggtccttactcaatccattccacagtttgattccacatactgaaatgctatggctttttaatgtttttaacctggattgcaaaaaaaaaacaaaaaaaaacagaactccGAAAATGGATTTgttataattaggtagaaaaaaaacatacataagttacactggagtataagtcgcacaaggccaaaaatgcacaattaggtagaaaaaaacatacataagtcactctggagtataaatgcatacataaaacatacataagtcgctctggagtataagtcgcacaaggccaaaaatgcataattaggtataaaaaaaacatacataagtcgctctggagtataagtcgcacaaggtcaaaaatgcataattatgtagaaaaaaacatacataagtcgcactggagtataagtcgcacaaggccaaaaatgcataattaggtagaaaaaaaacatacataagtcgctctggatgTGGTTCTCggttgtctttgtaagctaacgTTTACTGTTTGGAAAACTGATAAGAAGTAGGAGATAGGAGATATCGCTGCGAAAGTGTTAGGACTTAAGGAAATTagttatagtccggaaaatacggtaataagaacaaaaatggctcttttagcaaatgttgatctgaaaccaAAGGAAACCAtgaagctagcaggagggtttgtcCAGGAAGTAATGTGTCCAACTGATATTTTTTATGGTTCTATCAATTCCTGGCAGATTTTTTTCATCCTTCCGGGATAGTAAGTAACACTTGCGAAAAGCGGGCATCTAATGTAATTCGGTTTCTGAAAGTCTGAGTCTCTGTGCTTTCCAGTGATATACCGTTCAATACGGTAATCCGTATTGTGTGTCATAACGGCTCAGAGAAGACTGACACAAAGCCTTGTTTACAAAGGAGACGGAGGCAGTACGACAACGAGCGCCAAAGaagtcagctttttttttttttgacaaagttCTGAAGAAATTTGAATTTGCTATGTTTTTGCTTGAAAGCGGCCATGTCAAGGACGTGGTCGAAGACGTAAACAAAGCACAGCTAAGTCAAGGAGGGAGGAAATCATTTGAATCCAAGTAACAAAATCCCAAAATATACTAGCCAAAGTTCATACGCTTCTCTAATAAGAAGTACTCTAGTCcggaaatgtgaaaaaatataaaaatatagtcctataaaataataattgtataatattgtACCAGTGAAGTACATTGTAAACctgaatgttcaaagtacttaaataaatgaagttatacatactcaaagttctttaaaaagttctaataacttactTATAACTTacttcatttaacatgttgttccattttgagtacttttaactaatatgttttgattaaattgaactacggctatattaagtaagattaacttaaaaacatagtttacatacaacttaagacactgtaaatcAATCCGattgctcaaaataattaattaaaattaattaattaaaattattaagttttatcatttattttattttatttttattttttttatttttattttatttaaattttattttatttaaattttattttatttaaattttatttttattttattttatttttttattttatttttctaatttaatttaatttaatttaatttaatttaatttaatttttattttattttcattattattattttattattagatatattgttattaattaagtatagttaacttgaaattttcttaaaagttctacttataaatgttgaataCCACTTGCATTACCtgtcttttctgtttatttaacttgtaattttttattaatattaactttttgcagatttgtgtaacctattTAAAAGAATTTGTGGTTACTTATAAAaaagtatctattaaacatgaattaATCAAAGCAAGaatcaattaagaataaatccattgcatcagatagtatatctaatatctatctaatataatataaagtatatctaatatcaactccaaatattaaagctctgatatactcaaatgtttgagtttatgaactcaaaaaaaaatgtggcaactgagttctgctaacttattcgggtttacagtgtaaTTACAGATGTTATTATCCGCAATTAGGCATGCTGCGATTAATTGGTCACAGATTAATAGCGTCTGATTCCCGTGGAAAAGCATGTGATGGTCATATGCCTTGGATATGCGTCTCGAATAGGCGTCCCCCGCCCACTTTCCTTCACGCTACGCAGGCGAGGGTGAAACGAAAATGTGAAAgtgtgaacgaaaatacatttctggggatcacaatagatgaaaatatgagctggaaacctcatattacaaatatacaacataacgtggccagaaatatttcaatattgaacaaagcaaaatttgttctcaatcagaaatcactccacactctttattgctctctggttctaccatatcttacttattgtgtggaaatatgggctaataactataaaagcaatcttcactcgcttaaatgtactgcaaaaaaggccagtaaggataattcataatgccgcctacagagaacatactaactccttatttctaaaatcacaaatacttcaacttgctgatatagttcatcttcaaacagctaaaataatgcataaggctaaaaataaccaattagctaaaaacgtggtacccattatgtcattggatattgaaattaaataaaattaaataaaattaaataaaattaaatacaattattgaagttatttttttcttttagtttaatttaatttaattttacatgtccaaaagaagtaggaagaagcaaagcttattaaatcctacccctcaatctggttcttttacaatgagtaactgttacatttgttcacttcctgctttcctaatataataagttattttttcctttaatttaatttaattttattttattaaatagaattaaatagaattaaataaaattaaatagaattaaattaaataaaattaaataaaataattgaagttattttttcctttaatttaattttatattaaaattaaatgaaataattgaagttatttttccctttaatttaatttaatttaatttaattttatttaataaaataaaattaaattaaaggaaaaaaataacttattatattaggaaagcaggaagtgaacaaatgtaacagttactcattgtaaaagaaccagattgaggggtaggatttaataagctttgcttcttcctactccttttggacatgtggaactgggaactgattatgtgatgcattcaattgtaatctgatgcatgttcaaatgaaattaaaccattaccattaccatttgacGTGTGCGTGACAGTCAGAAGGCTAAGGGTTGGATTTTAATAGGCAGCATAAAAATCTGATTGCATTGCAACACTATTCaaatcataatttaaaaaaaaaatggagatcGAACAGTCGACGGACGACAGACTACGCTCGATAATCAACATGTATTGAACACCAACCACATAAAGTCAATGTTGGCAATTTACCCTGTTTGGATTTCTCTTCGGTGTAGCTCGGTGACGTGGCGTTTGACAGGCAGGTCTTACTGCAGCGCTGCGTCTTCCATACTGGTTGGTATGTTGAGAGGGGGGGTTCTCTCTCTGGCTCCAGGAAAGGATTCATGGACAAGACGAGGGTCATCTCTTTATTGATTAGGTTCTAGACAAGCAGAGAGAAATAAATCACCAAATGGATtagttagttattttttttggattatttatgCATAGTATTTCACTTTTTCAAAATGTCGCCGTTTTGTTACCCggaaaatgcatacattttggaTGGCTCGGTTCCATGCACAGCATGACTCATATTAAGTAGGCTCCAGGCTCTGTGAGCTGCGTGGGATAGTAACAAGTGGGCCAACAGATTGAGAAATGACCCCACTCACGCCACCGATTCCCTGGTGATTAAGTCGTAGGAGTTAGTAGCAAGATGCTTGGCACCAATTTGTACAGTGAAAAGGGATCCCACACTTGGGAAACCTTGTCAACACATTGCATGATTAGACGGAGTGTAAAGACAGtagaaggaatgaatgaagtacacCAATGGTAAAACTTTTTGAAGTACTCTATTTCAGTCTTGCAGTGACGCAGTTTCACCTTTCAATTTCCAGCATCAACTGTCGACAAAGGGATGACTAAGCAGCATCGAAGGAAGAAGCATTGCTTCTGTCCTATTGAATGTTTTGCTTTATATTGGTACATTATATTGGTAGATTCAGGTATGTTTTCCTTAtagatcagtggtctcaaacatgcggcccgcgggccaaatgtggcccgcaggacactagtttgaggcccccgccttgatatgaaagtttaatgtcagtgcggcccgcgcaagtttttgatatggatgctgtatggtatcatgtacccagaaaaaaattattacgtttgattcatgttcatgttaaaggttaaataactgttaatagttatcctccatccgtgtggaagtggtaatattttggctatttaagtttaaggaaataacttgaaggctaccatttaggtcggtagctaactctagtttgcgagttagcatgtgtctcaagaccctgcggttgcgcaatatgttgtaaataaaaagagtataaatgtgactatagtcgtgttttgtcatgtctacagggctctaataatgctttgttcattttaatctgaaaaaaatcatttgtctacccaccaactatatgtggtttcttaagtttttattattattattattatatttatttattactaattaattgattttctttattcttgatttgtttatttatttttcatcttattttgtgtagaaaaataaaaactaagatatttgagaacagtggaatgttttatcagagcttttattgcagaaaaatggaaccaaagcgaagtttttaaattttttttgtttttaataaatgcgtttttgggtttttttggggggaaacctgatgcggcccagtctcacccagacccgagctccagtggcccccaagcaaattgagtttgagacccctgttatagatATAcatggtcaggcaaaatgatctgacacgtttgtaggttaaataaaaggcaaataaagtaaaacaaaaaagtgtttttatattggaaaagtacatataatgacatttttttcatatttgcgTGAGTTTACTGACCCCCCCACCAAAATAAAATCCAGGGTCAgataaaatgatctgacacatttgtaggttaaataaaaggcaaataaagtaaagtaacaaaaaagtgtttttatattggaaaagtacatataatgcaattttttttcatatttgcgTGAGTTTCCGGCCCCCCCGCTCCCCCACCAAAATAAAATCCagagtcaggcaaaatgatctgacacatttgtaggttaaataaaaggcaaataaagtaaagtaaccaaaaagtgtttttattttggaaaagtacatataatgcaatttttttcatatttgcgTGAGTTCACtgacacccccccgcccccccaccaaaataaaatccagggtcaggcaaaatgatc
The sequence above is drawn from the Doryrhamphus excisus isolate RoL2022-K1 chromosome 13, RoL_Dexc_1.0, whole genome shotgun sequence genome and encodes:
- the LOC131140023 gene encoding SERTA domain-containing protein 4-like gives rise to the protein MTLVLSMNPFLEPEREPPLSTYQPVWKTQRCSKTCLSNATSPSYTEEKSKQETPFRRLHDHVSMSRLSFFKRKFVDDDEASFSFRTYCQTVAPVLEERAHVLRLSLEKMRFIDDPEAFLRRSVLVNNLLRRLRTEILLQSSDWCFPPNPVLSTILPPGSNPTNQALSRAVPTPICLAPQAGPPFRKRFRMVRAGQGDLRSDCAQTCCCFYAAAAAAGHYLPLPFSMYDAELSSPHSSSVFQMAGHHKIGLTVIEGHEDEEEDDDEEELDDEDEEDEIVSGPSSGWVQGKSKQKSRTRSLLGHTRTEADSRVTGSIEEEEEEEEDGEVEEDDEEDGGITQREWDSASERDLLSVHYWYQRGHRQ